The genomic segment CCAAAGTTTTTCTCGACTTCTAGAGACTTAGATTCATTGATGACGTTATTGAGCATTGTTTGATAACGCTTAGCTTCAACCTCAATCTCTCTTGATTCTCTAATGATAGATTCAAATTTGGAGTCTTGCATTTGAGCAGCAAGTTCTTCTAGCCCACCTGCTTCTTTTTCGATGTTGGTATCTATAGTATTGATTTTACGAGAGTAGTTTTCTTTTTCACCAGAAAGAGTGTCAATTTTGTGAGCGCAGTCGACGATTTCTGCCTTCTCTTTTTCGTAGCTTAGTTTGAGACTTTCCATTTGAGCTTCGGTGATGCCACTCTTGGCTTGTTTGTCAGCGAGGTCTTCTTTGAATTTACTTAGTTTGGCTCTTGATTCGTCTAATTGGGTTTCAAGATCTTCAAGTTCTGTTTGAAGTTGTAGAACGAATTTGCTCAGCTCTGTTTGCTGCTCTTCCAGTCTAATTCTTTCTCTGCCAGTATCAGCGCCAAAATGAATATTCGACTTGATCGCAGCGCCACCAGTCATGGCACCACTTCTTTCAATCATGTCACCTTGCATAGTTACCATGCGGTAACGTCCGATTAATTTACGAGCAACTTCTAGGTTTTTGACAACTAATGTATCAGCAAAAGCGTAGAAAAAAGCATCTCTGTATTCATTGCCGTACTCAACTAGATTAATAGCCCAGTCAATAACACCAGCTTCTTTTGGTAGTGGATATTCGCGTCCTTCTCTTAACTTATTTAAGGGTAAGAAAGTGGCTCTACCAGCTTTACGCTCCTTGAGAAATTCAATACATTCTTGACCGACATAGTCATCATCTACCACTACTGAGCGCAATCTACCACCAGCAGCTGTTTCAACCGCTACTTGATGTTTGCTGTCTACTCTTCCCAGCTGGGCTAGAGTACCATGTACCCCTTCAATATCAAGTACCATTTCTACGGCTCTACCAAAACCTGCAGCGTTGGCAGCTTGTTCTTGACCGTCAAGGTTAGCTAGTTCGGTAGAGACTTGGCGAAGTTTGGTCTCTTGGTTTCTAATTTCTTCTTTAGTTTCTTTGCTTTCTTCCCTGAGAGTTTCAATATTGCGACTATGGAATTCAATGTTTTCTTTAAGTTCAATTCCGCCAACAGTATCAAAGCCAAGTTGTAATTTGTGCATCTCGTTTGAAGCTGCTTCAGCAGCTTCTCTATGCTTTAATAGTTCCGCGTTTAATAGTGTAATTTTCTCATCAAGTCTTGCTTGTTTTTGTTCTTCTTCAGATTTTTGAGCTTTCAGTGCACTGACCTTGTCTTGAATCTCTATAACGCTTTGAGTGCTCAAGTTAGAGTTTTTACTTTTGGAAAGAATTTCTTGTTGCAACTCTTCATAACGAGCTTCTTCGGTGTTGATATTCTCTTTGATACTGACGATCTCGCTAGCGTATTCTTCCGCTTTGAAATCAATTGTTTTAAGAGAACGTTTAAGTTCTTTGATTTCTTTTTCTATATTTATTTGTTCGGCTTGTTGGTCGGCGATTTGTTTTTCAATGTATTCAAGAGCACTTTCTTCTTTTGTGATTTGGTTTCTAAGAACTTCTCTTTTACCGTTGAGCTCATCTTGTCTCTTGCCGCCAAGCTCTTCAATCTCTTTCGATAATCGATTAAGTTCAAATTGAGCTTCAGACATCTTTTCGTTGATTTCTGTTTGTTCTATTTGTAGTTGGATTTTCTTCTCTTTAAGTTCCTCAAGCTCAGTCTCTGTCTGGGTTTTATTGTTACGCACTTGTCTGATTCTAATAGCCAAGAATTGTCTTTCTAGTTCAATGCGACGCTCTTTTAGTTCTTGATATTTAAGTGCTTGTTCTCTTTGCTCGGCTAGAGTTGCAAGCCTTTCGTTAAGTTCTTTGAGAATAGTTTCTTGTCCTTCTATTCTTTCAACTACAATTTCAAGCTCCCTGCCCGCAAGTTCAATCTTGCGATCGAATTCACCGATCCCCGCAATCTCATCAATGATCTTTCTTCTATCTATAGAATTCATGCTGATGATAGATGAAACATCACCTTGCATTACAACGTTGTAGCCCTTAGGGCTGATATTATATTTGCCAAGTTTGTCGTGAATATCTCTTAGGGTAGAACTTTCATCATTAAGAAAGTATTTGCTGTCGTAACCTTCTTTTTTGAGTTTGATTTTTCTGCGTACAGTAAGCTCTTCCCCTGTCGCTTCTTGTAAAAAAGTAACTTTGACTGAGCATTCATTACGCCCGCTTATATTATTCAGTAGATCTGTGAGCTTTTCTGCTCGCATATTACGCGTGCTAGTAAGTCCAAGTGCAAACATTAAAGAGTCAACAACATTGGATTTTCCTGAACCATTTGGTCCAGAAATGGCAGTAAAACCATCCAGAATCGGGATTATAGTTTTTTCGCCAAAACTTTTGAAATTATCGAGTTCTATTTCTTTAATACGCATTGAGTATGTCTTAGGATTCTAGCTTCACTATACAGAGACGTCTAGTATTGTTAAATGCTCCTCTATAAGATTAATACATTTTTACCGAAATGGCTATTATTTTATCTGATTTGTTTAGAATGGACTTGAAACCAAGGGTAATTGCTTACCCCTAGTGGTTAGATTAAATTTCATTAAGCAGAAAACAAATCATAAAATTAGCCGTCACACTATATGTAGGGTTGAGATCTTTGCAGTACACTGTATCTTGGGTCTTGTGAAAGTTCCCAGTTCAGTTATAGTTAGTAATTCAGAGAGTAAATAAGAAAGGATAATAATGGTACAACAACAAGCGTTTGAGTTAGAGAGAAAAACAGTAGAGGCCGGTAAGCCTACTCAGGACAAATACAACAGTATCGTAGAAGCGTTATCAGCGAATGATATCCGTTACGCTAGAGACTTATTACTACAACAAATTAAATTAAGAGTGGGGCAAAACGCAAGTTGGGATTCTCCTCAATACCGCGGGGACAAAGGTATACAAAAATCTATCAAGCTTGATTACACTAGAGATAGCAAGCTTACGTTTTTTGGACTTGAGACCATGCGTGATCGTTATTTTTTGAAAGATGCCAAGGCTGATATTTGTGAAGATACCCAAATGTTTTTTGCTCGAGTCGCAACCGGCGTGTCGCGAGGCGATAAAGAGCTTGCACAAGATCTTTATGACCTTATGTCTAAGAACTGGTTTATGCCAGCGACTCCAGTCTTGGTTAACTCCGCAACAAACAGAGGTGCACCAATTAGTTGTTTTTTAAATACAGTTGGTGATTCGATTTCAGATATTTTTAAAACCTATGAAGAGAATGCTTTTCTTGCCAAAGGCGGTGGTGGTATCGGCACTGATTGGTCTTCAGTGAGAGGGCATAACTCGCGGCTTTCTACTGGTGGTACTTCATCTGGTACCGTTCCATTTTTGAAAGTGATGGATAGTGCGACTCTTGCTGTTTCTCAAGGAAACACAAGAAGAGGTGCTGCTGCAGTTTACATGCGCATTGATCATCCTGATATTGAGGAGTTTGTTGATATTAGACGCCCGACTGGTGGTGATGAGAATCGTCGTTGTCTAAATTTGCATCATGGAGTGATAGTCTCTGATGAGTTTATGAGATCTGTAAGAGCCAAGACTAAGTTTGAGCTTAGATGCCCGCATACCGGTGAAGTTGATAGAAGTGTAGATGCTTTTGGTTTGTGGAAACGTATTCTTAAAAATAGAGTTGAAACAGGTGAGCCTTATATCGTTTTTATTGATACGGTCAATCGCACTGTGCCAGAGCATCACAAGGAAAAAGGTTTGTTTATAACTCAGTCTAATTTGTGTTCTGAAATTACTTTACCAACTAATAGAGAGCGCACGGCTGTTTGTTGTCTTGGTTCACTTAATCTTGAAACTTGGGATGAGTGGCAGCAAGAGAAGGATTCTGTTATTGCAACAGCTGTTAAAGCTCTTGATAATGTACTAGACAATTTTGTTGGCAAAGTAGACTCAAGAGACTACAAGCGTGCTATTCAGTCTGCTGTAAATGAGCGTTCTGTTGGTTTGGGCGTGATGGGTTATCATGGCATGTTTATGAAGCATGGGATTGCTTTTGAAAGTGTTGCAGCTAGAGCAATGAACAAAATGGTTTTTAAGGCGATTCATGCCTCAGCCAAAGAAGCTAGTCGCCAGCTTGCTATCGAGCGCGGCGCTTGTCCAGATGGCGGTAATCAGCGTAATAGTTATATTCTTTCTATTGCACCGACTGCCAATATCTCCATTATTTGTGGTGGTGCAAGTCCTTGCATAGAACCGATTGCAGGGAATGCCTACTTACAAAAAACTTTGAGTGGTAGTTTTCTTGTTAAAAATAGATTTTTGGAAGATGTTCTGAAAAAATATGGCAAAGACAATAATGATACTTGGCGCAAAATCATTGAGTGCAAAGGTAGTATTAAGTCATTGGATTTCTTGTCAGACGAAGAGAAAAAGATTTTCAAAACTGCTTATGAACTAAATATGATGGAAGTTGTGATTCAAGCTGCTGAAAGACAGAAATATATTTGTCAGTCACAGTCATTGAATCTGTTTTTGAGCTCACCAATTAGTGGTAAGTTCTTAAATGAGCTGCACCTTAAAGCGCATGAGCTTGGAGTGAAGACCTTATATTATCTACGATCTGAATCCGTGATTGAAGCAGATAATGTGGATAGTTCATCTGTGCGCAGGCAAGTTGGTAACACCGCTACTAGTGGTGGTAACTACGAAGAATGTTCGGTGTGTCAATAATATGGACAAGGAAGATTTAAGAAAAGCAATGCAGCAGGCACAGGAGATGCAGCTTGATTTAATCAAGGTACAAAATGAGCTTGCGCATACTGAGATTAGTGGTCATTCTCATAACTCGAAGGTGAGAGTTTCAATGTCAGGCGAGGGCAATTTTTATTCAGTGAAAATAGATCCGGTTTTACTTGCTGAAGGTTTATCCTCTGTTGAAACTAATATTCTTGAAGCACTCAAGGATGTTACTGCTAAAGCTGCTGATATGACGAAAACCAAGCTGGCACAAATATCTAAAACGATTGATCTTTAATGAGATATGCAAAACCACTTGAGGATTTGATTGAGGAGTTTCGTAAGTTCCCGAGTATTGGACCTAAATCGGCTCAGAGAATGGCATTCACTTTGCTCAAAAAATCACCGGATCAAGTTGCCAAGTTTACTAAAATCATCCAAGATGCAAAGTCACAAATATCATATTGTGCTAATTGCTTTAATTTAAGTTCAAATGAGTTTTGTAATATTTGTAATGAGGCGAGAAGAGAACAAAATCAAATTTGTGTTGTTGGGACTGTTAAAGATTTGATGGCGATTGAACGCACTCACGAGTATCGCGGTCTTTATCATGTTTTGGGTGGAGTGATCTCACCGCTTGATGGTATTAGTGCGGATGATCTTAATTTACGTGCATTAATTACTCGCATTGCTAATTTAACAGATTCGATAAGTGAAATGGAAATAATCCTGGCAATTGGGCTTAGCACAGAAGGCGAAGCGACAATGCTTTATATCAAACGTTTACTTGAACAACTTGGTCCTGGACTTAAGATTAGAGTAACTCGACTTGCGCACGGTTTGCCAGTTGGTGCCGATCTTGATTATACTGATGAGATGACTTTGACCAAGGCGCTTGAAGCGAGGGTGCTGGCTTAATGCCTTGTCCCTGTGGAACTAAATTAGAATATCAAGATTGTTGTGAGCTTTATCATAATGGTCTCACGAAGCCAGAGACGGCTGAGCAATTGATGCGCTCGCGTTATAGTGCTTTTGCCAAGAAAAATGAGCAGTATGTTTTGGATACTTGGCATATCAGTAAAAGAAGCAATGAGATTAATCTCAAGAAGGATCTTACTTGGTGGCTCGGTTTGGAGATTTTGAATACTAGTTTAGGTCAGGCTGGAGACACAACGGGAGAAGTTGAGTTTATTGCTAGTTATAGATTACGTAAGAAAGAATATAAGTTGCATGAACGTAGTAGCTTTGTTAAGGAGGGCGAGCAGTGGTTTTACGTTGATGGAGTGCTTCTAAAATAGAGTTTGTCATTGCCAGAGAAGCAATGCAATGACGCTATGCTAAAATCTTAGCCATGAGTTTAGACAGAGAAGAAGTAATCAAAATCGCCAAGTTGGCCAACCTTAGATTGACTGATGAGGAGATTGACAAATACTCTGGCGATTTAAACGCAATACTTGGCTATGTTGAGCAGTTGCAAGAGCTTGATACTACTGGGGTTGAACCTATGATTGGTGCGATTAATCATAATAAAGAATTACGTGAAGACAAGGCTGTTGATTCTGGCTTGCAAGCTAAGATGCTTGAGAATGCACCGGATAGTGACGGAACGGCTATCAAAGTGCCGCAAATGAGCTAGATTTTTTAAAACAAATATGTTAATATAAGTATCGAGCTCAACAAGCATTAATTGTGCCTAGTCTGAGCTTTAAGAAAAGGTCTGCTAGTTAGTAGGGAATTGAAAATCTAATGTCAACAAAGTATATATTTGTTACCGGTGGTGTTGTAAGCAGTCTTGGCAAGGGCATCGTTGCAGCGTCTCTTGGGCACCTTTTAACTGAGCGTAATTATAAAGTATCAATTCAAAAACTAGATCCATACTTGAACGTTGATCCAGGGACGATGAATCCTTACCAGCATGGTGAGGTTTTTGTTACTGAAGATGGTGCTGAGACAGATCTTGATCTTGGGCATTATGAACGTTTTATTGATACCAATCTCAAACAAGCTAATAGTGTTACTTCTGGGCGTATTTATTCAGATGTGATCTCCAAAGAGCGCCGCGGTGAGTATCTTGGTGCCACTGTGCAAATGGTGCCGCATGTAACTAACGAAATCAAAGAAAAAATCAGAAATGCAGCTAAAGAAACCGCTGCTGAGATTTTGATTGTTGAGGTTGGTGGTACTGTCGGTGATATTGAGAGTTCTATTTTTATTGAAGCGATTAGGCAGTTTAAAAACGATATCCCGCGTAATGATACGGCTTATATCCATGTGACTTTGGTGCCGCATCTTAAAGCCGCTGACGAGCTCAAAACCAAGCCTACTCAGCACTCTGTAGAGTTGCTTCGTTCTAAAGGGATTCAGCCTGATGTGATTGTTTTAAGGTCTGACAAGTCTATTCCCAAAGCATTACGCGAGAAAGTAAGTCTCTTTACTGATGTACCTGTCACTAATGTAATTGAGAGTAAGGATTGCAAGAGTATTTATCAAGTGCCTCTTGTTATGCAAAGAGAAGGGCTTGCCTCTTGTGTACTTGCCAAGTTGAATTTAGAAGACAAGAAACCAGATCTTAGTGTTTGGAATGAAGTTGTTGCTAAGCTAACTAATTCAGAATACCC from the Cyanobacteriota bacterium genome contains:
- a CDS encoding CTP synthase, whose translation is MSTKYIFVTGGVVSSLGKGIVAASLGHLLTERNYKVSIQKLDPYLNVDPGTMNPYQHGEVFVTEDGAETDLDLGHYERFIDTNLKQANSVTSGRIYSDVISKERRGEYLGATVQMVPHVTNEIKEKIRNAAKETAAEILIVEVGGTVGDIESSIFIEAIRQFKNDIPRNDTAYIHVTLVPHLKAADELKTKPTQHSVELLRSKGIQPDVIVLRSDKSIPKALREKVSLFTDVPVTNVIESKDCKSIYQVPLVMQREGLASCVLAKLNLEDKKPDLSVWNEVVAKLTNSEYPKLRIGLVGKYTKLSDAYISVSESIRHACAAQDHGVEIVSILSDDLDSYARAEEMLCDLDGIVVPGGFGDRGIEGKLNAVRWARENKKPFLGLCLGLQCAVIEFSRNVLGRKNANSVEFDVAAADPVIHLMEEQKDIEDKGATMRLGLYPCKIKPGTKAHQAYGFDLIQERHRHRYEFNNAYREEIEANGMVISGTSPDDSLVEMVEISDHPYFVACQFHPEFLSRPGKPHPLFSGLVKVLIKQGKELSQKAS
- the smc gene encoding chromosome segregation protein SMC — encoded protein: MRIKEIELDNFKSFGEKTIIPILDGFTAISGPNGSGKSNVVDSLMFALGLTSTRNMRAEKLTDLLNNISGRNECSVKVTFLQEATGEELTVRRKIKLKKEGYDSKYFLNDESSTLRDIHDKLGKYNISPKGYNVVMQGDVSSIISMNSIDRRKIIDEIAGIGEFDRKIELAGRELEIVVERIEGQETILKELNERLATLAEQREQALKYQELKERRIELERQFLAIRIRQVRNNKTQTETELEELKEKKIQLQIEQTEINEKMSEAQFELNRLSKEIEELGGKRQDELNGKREVLRNQITKEESALEYIEKQIADQQAEQINIEKEIKELKRSLKTIDFKAEEYASEIVSIKENINTEEARYEELQQEILSKSKNSNLSTQSVIEIQDKVSALKAQKSEEEQKQARLDEKITLLNAELLKHREAAEAASNEMHKLQLGFDTVGGIELKENIEFHSRNIETLREESKETKEEIRNQETKLRQVSTELANLDGQEQAANAAGFGRAVEMVLDIEGVHGTLAQLGRVDSKHQVAVETAAGGRLRSVVVDDDYVGQECIEFLKERKAGRATFLPLNKLREGREYPLPKEAGVIDWAINLVEYGNEYRDAFFYAFADTLVVKNLEVARKLIGRYRMVTMQGDMIERSGAMTGGAAIKSNIHFGADTGRERIRLEEQQTELSKFVLQLQTELEDLETQLDESRAKLSKFKEDLADKQAKSGITEAQMESLKLSYEKEKAEIVDCAHKIDTLSGEKENYSRKINTIDTNIEKEAGGLEELAAQMQDSKFESIIRESREIEVEAKRYQTMLNNVINESKSLEVEKNFGSQNIDKLTSKMAISTEELAKLEAQKPEHLEKITRANEELALLDLELEKLRALLSEHHGKREEVSSCLLGLGQRKGEINSTLESTAIKIVENKKKLISINEHLEQLLEELKEHPELEELDIPEEDLGKLQTELTRIEKQMRAMEPINMHAIHEYDDVAERKAEIEKKKIVLDEEYQMLIEKIGSYKNEKKSCFLTNFNKIDEYFREIFADLSFGQGALILEDPEEIFGGGLVIKAQPRGKKMQRLEAMSGGEKSLTALSFLFALQQCNPAPFYAFDEVDSALDGVNVDRLAHKIRRNAENTQFIVVTHRRPMLEQSDRAVGVSVNSKGYSKVIGVQNIMAKDVDLAPELVLQG
- a CDS encoding ribonucleoside-diphosphate reductase subunit alpha, whose amino-acid sequence is MVQQQAFELERKTVEAGKPTQDKYNSIVEALSANDIRYARDLLLQQIKLRVGQNASWDSPQYRGDKGIQKSIKLDYTRDSKLTFFGLETMRDRYFLKDAKADICEDTQMFFARVATGVSRGDKELAQDLYDLMSKNWFMPATPVLVNSATNRGAPISCFLNTVGDSISDIFKTYEENAFLAKGGGGIGTDWSSVRGHNSRLSTGGTSSGTVPFLKVMDSATLAVSQGNTRRGAAAVYMRIDHPDIEEFVDIRRPTGGDENRRCLNLHHGVIVSDEFMRSVRAKTKFELRCPHTGEVDRSVDAFGLWKRILKNRVETGEPYIVFIDTVNRTVPEHHKEKGLFITQSNLCSEITLPTNRERTAVCCLGSLNLETWDEWQQEKDSVIATAVKALDNVLDNFVGKVDSRDYKRAIQSAVNERSVGLGVMGYHGMFMKHGIAFESVAARAMNKMVFKAIHASAKEASRQLAIERGACPDGGNQRNSYILSIAPTANISIICGGASPCIEPIAGNAYLQKTLSGSFLVKNRFLEDVLKKYGKDNNDTWRKIIECKGSIKSLDFLSDEEKKIFKTAYELNMMEVVIQAAERQKYICQSQSLNLFLSSPISGKFLNELHLKAHELGVKTLYYLRSESVIEADNVDSSSVRRQVGNTATSGGNYEECSVCQ
- a CDS encoding YchJ family protein, giving the protein MPCPCGTKLEYQDCCELYHNGLTKPETAEQLMRSRYSAFAKKNEQYVLDTWHISKRSNEINLKKDLTWWLGLEILNTSLGQAGDTTGEVEFIASYRLRKKEYKLHERSSFVKEGEQWFYVDGVLLK
- the recR gene encoding recombination mediator RecR, whose amino-acid sequence is MRYAKPLEDLIEEFRKFPSIGPKSAQRMAFTLLKKSPDQVAKFTKIIQDAKSQISYCANCFNLSSNEFCNICNEARREQNQICVVGTVKDLMAIERTHEYRGLYHVLGGVISPLDGISADDLNLRALITRIANLTDSISEMEIILAIGLSTEGEATMLYIKRLLEQLGPGLKIRVTRLAHGLPVGADLDYTDEMTLTKALEARVLA
- a CDS encoding YbaB/EbfC family nucleoid-associated protein, with translation MDKEDLRKAMQQAQEMQLDLIKVQNELAHTEISGHSHNSKVRVSMSGEGNFYSVKIDPVLLAEGLSSVETNILEALKDVTAKAADMTKTKLAQISKTIDL
- the gatC gene encoding Asp-tRNA(Asn)/Glu-tRNA(Gln) amidotransferase subunit GatC is translated as MSLDREEVIKIAKLANLRLTDEEIDKYSGDLNAILGYVEQLQELDTTGVEPMIGAINHNKELREDKAVDSGLQAKMLENAPDSDGTAIKVPQMS